The following are from one region of the Silene latifolia isolate original U9 population chromosome 9, ASM4854445v1, whole genome shotgun sequence genome:
- the LOC141598891 gene encoding AP2/ERF and B3 domain-containing transcription factor RAV1-like: MESSMDNESSSTIDTPSKNNNINNNNNNNNNDIIVLPNISLKVKAGSGGGGGLYRMGSGTSVVIDSENGIEAESRKLPSSKYKGVVPQPNGRWGAQIYEKHQRVWLGTFNEEDEAARSYDVAAQRYRGRDAVTNFKPLSPDEETGATELRFLNSKSKAEVVDMLRKHTYSDELNQNRRNLRQQMLDGRASGSFNRLTSSDMNNVGGCHQGMTRRDQLFEKVVTPSDVGKLNRLVIPKQHAEKHFPLHGSGTCSSPSSSKGVLLNFEDVEQKVWRFRYSYWNSSQSYVLTKGWSRFVKEKNLKAGDVVSFQRSTGLDRQLYIDWKPRNGATIIGSRSGSEPVVEVLGQVVESPVVETVRPAQMFRLFGVDICKVNENGKRLREVELLGMESSCKKQMIIAAL; the protein is encoded by the coding sequence atggaATCAAGCATGGATAATGAGAGTTCTTCAACAATTGACACTCCTTCAAAAAACAAtaatatcaacaacaataataataataataataatgatattatTGTACTTCCTAATATTTCCTTAAAGGTAAAGGCCGGCTCCGGAGGAGGAGGCGGCCTTTACCGGATGGGTAGTGGGACGAGTGTGGTTATTGACTCGGAGAATGGGATCGAGGCCGAGTCGAGGAAACTCCCTTCATCTAAGTATAAAGGTGTTGTCCCCCAGCCTAATGGGCGCTGGGGGGCACAAATTTACGAGAAACACCAAAGGGTGTGGCTCGGTACCTTCAATGAGGAGGATGAGGCTGCTAGGTCTTATGACGTCGCGGCCCAGAGATATCGGGGCCGCGACGCTGTGACCAATTTTAAGCCTTTGTCTCCCGATGAGGAGACCGGTGCGACTGAGCTCAGGTTTTTGAATTCAAAATCTAAGGCTGAGGTGGTCGATATGCTGAGGAAACATACGTACAGTGACGAGCTCAATCAGAACAGACGGAATCTAAGACAGCAGATGCTGGACGGTAGGGCATCTGGGTCGTTTAATAGACTGACATCCTCCGACATGAATAATGTCGGAGGATGTCACCAGGGGATGACCAGGCGAGATCAGCTATTCGAAAAAGTAGTAACCCCAAGCGACGTGGGAAAGCTGAACCGCCTGGTCATCCCCAAGCAGCACGCCGAGAAGCACTTCCCGCTCCACGGGAGCGGGACGTGCTCCTCACCCTCCTCCTCCAAAGGCGTGCTGCTTAACTTCGAAGATGTAGAACAGAAAGTCTGGAGATTTCGCTATTCCTACTGGAACAGTAGCCAAAGCTACGTACTAACCAAAGGCTGGAGCCGGTTCGTCAAAGAAAAGAATCTCAAAGCCGGAGACGTAGTCTCCTTCCAAAGATCAACCGGTTTAGACAGACAGCTCTACATTGACTGGAAGCCAAGGAATGGTGCAACTATCATCGGGTCCAGATCCGGGTCGGAGCCAGTAGTAGAGGTGTTGGGCCAGGTAGTGGAAAGCCCAGTAGTAGAAACGGTACGCCCGGCCCAAATGTTCCGGTTATTTGGGGTGGATATTTGTAAAGTGAATGAAAATGGTAAAAGATTAAGGGAAGTGGAGTTGTTGGGTATGGAGTCAAGTTGTAAGAAGCAGATGATTATTGCTGCTTTGTGa